In one Mustela lutreola isolate mMusLut2 chromosome 8, mMusLut2.pri, whole genome shotgun sequence genomic region, the following are encoded:
- the ZNF384 gene encoding zinc finger protein 384 isoform X1 gives MEESHFNSNPYFWPSIPTVSGQIENTMFINKMKDQLLPEKGCGLAPPHYPTLLTVPASVSLPSGINMDTESKSDQLTPHSQASVTQNITVVPVPSTGLMTAGVSCSQRWRREGSQSRGPGLVITSPSGSLVTTASSAQTFPISAPMIVSALPPGSQALQVVPDLSKKVASTLTEEGGGGGGGGGSVAPKPPRGRKKKRMLESGLPEMNDPYVLSPEDDDDHQKDGKTYRSEGNCGTGNGQSLGLMDSVPGSTTNLLCDPGCRMCSLTFYSKSEMQIHSKSHTETKPHKCPHCSKTFANSSYLAQHIRIHSGAKPYSCNFCEKSFRQLSHLQQHTRIHSKMHTETIKPHKCPHCSKTFANTSYLAQHLRIHSGAKPYNCSYCQKAFRQLSHLQQHTRIHTGDRPYKCAHPGCEKAFTQLSNLQSHRRQHNKDKPFKCHNCHRAYTDAASLEVHLSTHTVKHAKVYTCTICSRAYTSETYLMKHMRKHNPPDLQQQVQAAAAAAAVAQAQAQAQAQAQAQAQAQAQAQAQAQAQAQAQAQASQASQQQQQQQPQPPHFQSPGAAPQGGGSGDSNPNPPPQCSFDLTPYKTAEHHKDICLTVTTSTIQVEHLASS, from the exons ATGGAAGAATCTCACTTCAATTCTAACCCGTACTTCTGGCCTTCTATCCCCACAGTCTCAGGACAG atTGAGAACACGATGTTCATCAACAAGATGAAGGATCAGCTGCTGCCAGAGAAGGGCTGTGGGCTGGCTCCACCCCACTACCCCACCCTGCTGACAGTGCCTGCCTCAGTGTCCCTGCCCTCAGGCATCAATATGGACACAGAGTCCAAGTCAGACCAGCTGACCCCACATAGCCAGGCATCTGTTACCCAGAATATCACCGTGGTCCCTGTGCCGTCTACAGGACTGATGACTGCTG GAGTCTCCTGTTCTCAgaggtggagaagagaagggagtcaATCAAGGG GTCCTGGTTTGGTAATCACATCCCCCTCAGGCTCCCTTGTGACCACAGCCTCATCAGCTCAGACCTTCCCCATTTCGGCTCCCATGATTGTCTCAGCTCTTCCCCCTGGCTCACAAGCCCTGCAGGTGGTCCCTGACCTCTCCAAGAAGGTAGCATCAACCCtaacagaggaaggaggaggaggtggtggtggaggtggcaGCGTGGCTCCTAAGCCCCCTCGGGGCCGGAAGAAGAAGCGGATGCTGGAATCAGGGCTGCCTGAGATGAATGACCCTTATGTCCTCTCCCCTGAGGATGATGACGACCATCAGAAAGACGGCAAGACCTATAG GAGCGAAGGGAACTGCGGCACAGGAAATGGACAGAGCCTTGGGCTCATGGATTCAGTTCCCGGCTCCACCACgaacttgctgtgtgaccctgg GTGCCGGATGTGCTCACTGACATTCTACTCAAAGTCGGAGATGCAGATCCACTCCAAGTCACACACCGAGACCAAGCCCCACAAGTGCCCGCACTGCTCCAAGACCTTCGCCAACAGCTCCTACCTGGCCCAGCACATCCGTATACACTCAGGGGCCAAGCCCTACAGTTGTAACTTCTGTGAGAAATCCTTCCGCCAGCTCTCCCACCTCCAGCAGCACACCCG GATCCACTCCAAGATGCACACGGAGACCATCAAGCCCCACAAGTGCCCGCACTGCTCCAAGACCTTCGCCAACACCTCCTACCTGGCCCAGCACCTCCGAATCCACTCGGGGGCCAAGCCCTACAACTGTTCCTACTGCCAGAAGGCCTTCCGCCAGCTCTCCCACCTCCAGCAGCACACACG AATCCACACCGGTGACAGACCATACAAATGTGCACATCCGGGCTGTGAGAAAGCCTTCACACAGCTGTCCAATCTGCAG TCCCACAGACGGCAGCACAACAAAGATAAACCCTTCAAGTGCCACAATTGTCATCGGGCGTACACGGACGCAGCCTCCCTCGAGGTGCACCTGTCTACGCACACGGTGAAACACGCCAAGGTGTACACCTGCACTATCTGTAGTCGGGCATACACGTCG GAAACGTACCTTATGAAACATATGCGGAAACACAACCCTCCTGATCTCCAGCAACAAGtgcaggcggcggcggcggcagcagcagtgGCCCAGgctcaggcccaggcccaggcccaggcccaggctcaGGCCCAGGCCCAAGCCCAAGCCCAAGCCCAAGCCCAGGCCCAGGCTCAAGCCCaggcccaggcctcccaggcatcacagcagcagcagcagcagcagccacagccacCACACTTCCAATCCCCTGGGGCAGCCCCCCAGGGTGGGGGCAGCGGGGACAGCaaccccaaccctccaccccagTGTTCCTTTGACCTGACCCCTTATAAGACGGCGGAGCATCATAAGGACATCTGCCTCACTGTCACCACCAGCACCATCCAGGTGGAGCACCTGGCCAGCTCGTAG
- the ZNF384 gene encoding zinc finger protein 384 isoform X7, with translation MEESHFNSNPYFWPSIPTVSGQIENTMFINKMKDQLLPEKGCGLAPPHYPTLLTVPASVSLPSGINMDTESKSDQLTPHSQASVTQNITVVPVPSTGLMTAGVSCSQRWRREGSQSRGPGLVITSPSGSLVTTASSAQTFPISAPMIVSALPPGSQALQVVPDLSKKVASTLTEEGGGGGGGGGSVAPKPPRGRKKKRMLESGLPEMNDPYVLSPEDDDDHQKDGKTYRCRMCSLTFYSKSEMQIHSKSHTETKPHKCPHCSKTFANSSYLAQHIRIHSGAKPYSCNFCEKSFRQLSHLQQHTRIHTGDRPYKCAHPGCEKAFTQLSNLQSHRRQHNKDKPFKCHNCHRAYTDAASLEVHLSTHTVKHAKVYTCTICSRAYTSETYLMKHMRKHNPPDLQQQVQAAAAAAAVAQAQAQAQAQAQAQAQAQAQAQAQAQAQAQAQAQASQASQQQQQQQPQPPHFQSPGAAPQGGGSGDSNPNPPPQCSFDLTPYKTAEHHKDICLTVTTSTIQVEHLASS, from the exons ATGGAAGAATCTCACTTCAATTCTAACCCGTACTTCTGGCCTTCTATCCCCACAGTCTCAGGACAG atTGAGAACACGATGTTCATCAACAAGATGAAGGATCAGCTGCTGCCAGAGAAGGGCTGTGGGCTGGCTCCACCCCACTACCCCACCCTGCTGACAGTGCCTGCCTCAGTGTCCCTGCCCTCAGGCATCAATATGGACACAGAGTCCAAGTCAGACCAGCTGACCCCACATAGCCAGGCATCTGTTACCCAGAATATCACCGTGGTCCCTGTGCCGTCTACAGGACTGATGACTGCTG GAGTCTCCTGTTCTCAgaggtggagaagagaagggagtcaATCAAGGG GTCCTGGTTTGGTAATCACATCCCCCTCAGGCTCCCTTGTGACCACAGCCTCATCAGCTCAGACCTTCCCCATTTCGGCTCCCATGATTGTCTCAGCTCTTCCCCCTGGCTCACAAGCCCTGCAGGTGGTCCCTGACCTCTCCAAGAAGGTAGCATCAACCCtaacagaggaaggaggaggaggtggtggtggaggtggcaGCGTGGCTCCTAAGCCCCCTCGGGGCCGGAAGAAGAAGCGGATGCTGGAATCAGGGCTGCCTGAGATGAATGACCCTTATGTCCTCTCCCCTGAGGATGATGACGACCATCAGAAAGACGGCAAGACCTATAG GTGCCGGATGTGCTCACTGACATTCTACTCAAAGTCGGAGATGCAGATCCACTCCAAGTCACACACCGAGACCAAGCCCCACAAGTGCCCGCACTGCTCCAAGACCTTCGCCAACAGCTCCTACCTGGCCCAGCACATCCGTATACACTCAGGGGCCAAGCCCTACAGTTGTAACTTCTGTGAGAAATCCTTCCGCCAGCTCTCCCACCTCCAGCAGCACACCCG AATCCACACCGGTGACAGACCATACAAATGTGCACATCCGGGCTGTGAGAAAGCCTTCACACAGCTGTCCAATCTGCAG TCCCACAGACGGCAGCACAACAAAGATAAACCCTTCAAGTGCCACAATTGTCATCGGGCGTACACGGACGCAGCCTCCCTCGAGGTGCACCTGTCTACGCACACGGTGAAACACGCCAAGGTGTACACCTGCACTATCTGTAGTCGGGCATACACGTCG GAAACGTACCTTATGAAACATATGCGGAAACACAACCCTCCTGATCTCCAGCAACAAGtgcaggcggcggcggcggcagcagcagtgGCCCAGgctcaggcccaggcccaggcccaggcccaggctcaGGCCCAGGCCCAAGCCCAAGCCCAAGCCCAAGCCCAGGCCCAGGCTCAAGCCCaggcccaggcctcccaggcatcacagcagcagcagcagcagcagccacagccacCACACTTCCAATCCCCTGGGGCAGCCCCCCAGGGTGGGGGCAGCGGGGACAGCaaccccaaccctccaccccagTGTTCCTTTGACCTGACCCCTTATAAGACGGCGGAGCATCATAAGGACATCTGCCTCACTGTCACCACCAGCACCATCCAGGTGGAGCACCTGGCCAGCTCGTAG
- the ZNF384 gene encoding zinc finger protein 384 isoform X2 — protein sequence MEESHFNSNPYFWPSIPTVSGQIENTMFINKMKDQLLPEKGCGLAPPHYPTLLTVPASVSLPSGINMDTESKSDQLTPHSQASVTQNITVVPVPSTGLMTAGPGLVITSPSGSLVTTASSAQTFPISAPMIVSALPPGSQALQVVPDLSKKVASTLTEEGGGGGGGGGSVAPKPPRGRKKKRMLESGLPEMNDPYVLSPEDDDDHQKDGKTYRSEGNCGTGNGQSLGLMDSVPGSTTNLLCDPGCRMCSLTFYSKSEMQIHSKSHTETKPHKCPHCSKTFANSSYLAQHIRIHSGAKPYSCNFCEKSFRQLSHLQQHTRIHSKMHTETIKPHKCPHCSKTFANTSYLAQHLRIHSGAKPYNCSYCQKAFRQLSHLQQHTRIHTGDRPYKCAHPGCEKAFTQLSNLQSHRRQHNKDKPFKCHNCHRAYTDAASLEVHLSTHTVKHAKVYTCTICSRAYTSETYLMKHMRKHNPPDLQQQVQAAAAAAAVAQAQAQAQAQAQAQAQAQAQAQAQAQAQAQAQAQASQASQQQQQQQPQPPHFQSPGAAPQGGGSGDSNPNPPPQCSFDLTPYKTAEHHKDICLTVTTSTIQVEHLASS from the exons ATGGAAGAATCTCACTTCAATTCTAACCCGTACTTCTGGCCTTCTATCCCCACAGTCTCAGGACAG atTGAGAACACGATGTTCATCAACAAGATGAAGGATCAGCTGCTGCCAGAGAAGGGCTGTGGGCTGGCTCCACCCCACTACCCCACCCTGCTGACAGTGCCTGCCTCAGTGTCCCTGCCCTCAGGCATCAATATGGACACAGAGTCCAAGTCAGACCAGCTGACCCCACATAGCCAGGCATCTGTTACCCAGAATATCACCGTGGTCCCTGTGCCGTCTACAGGACTGATGACTGCTG GTCCTGGTTTGGTAATCACATCCCCCTCAGGCTCCCTTGTGACCACAGCCTCATCAGCTCAGACCTTCCCCATTTCGGCTCCCATGATTGTCTCAGCTCTTCCCCCTGGCTCACAAGCCCTGCAGGTGGTCCCTGACCTCTCCAAGAAGGTAGCATCAACCCtaacagaggaaggaggaggaggtggtggtggaggtggcaGCGTGGCTCCTAAGCCCCCTCGGGGCCGGAAGAAGAAGCGGATGCTGGAATCAGGGCTGCCTGAGATGAATGACCCTTATGTCCTCTCCCCTGAGGATGATGACGACCATCAGAAAGACGGCAAGACCTATAG GAGCGAAGGGAACTGCGGCACAGGAAATGGACAGAGCCTTGGGCTCATGGATTCAGTTCCCGGCTCCACCACgaacttgctgtgtgaccctgg GTGCCGGATGTGCTCACTGACATTCTACTCAAAGTCGGAGATGCAGATCCACTCCAAGTCACACACCGAGACCAAGCCCCACAAGTGCCCGCACTGCTCCAAGACCTTCGCCAACAGCTCCTACCTGGCCCAGCACATCCGTATACACTCAGGGGCCAAGCCCTACAGTTGTAACTTCTGTGAGAAATCCTTCCGCCAGCTCTCCCACCTCCAGCAGCACACCCG GATCCACTCCAAGATGCACACGGAGACCATCAAGCCCCACAAGTGCCCGCACTGCTCCAAGACCTTCGCCAACACCTCCTACCTGGCCCAGCACCTCCGAATCCACTCGGGGGCCAAGCCCTACAACTGTTCCTACTGCCAGAAGGCCTTCCGCCAGCTCTCCCACCTCCAGCAGCACACACG AATCCACACCGGTGACAGACCATACAAATGTGCACATCCGGGCTGTGAGAAAGCCTTCACACAGCTGTCCAATCTGCAG TCCCACAGACGGCAGCACAACAAAGATAAACCCTTCAAGTGCCACAATTGTCATCGGGCGTACACGGACGCAGCCTCCCTCGAGGTGCACCTGTCTACGCACACGGTGAAACACGCCAAGGTGTACACCTGCACTATCTGTAGTCGGGCATACACGTCG GAAACGTACCTTATGAAACATATGCGGAAACACAACCCTCCTGATCTCCAGCAACAAGtgcaggcggcggcggcggcagcagcagtgGCCCAGgctcaggcccaggcccaggcccaggcccaggctcaGGCCCAGGCCCAAGCCCAAGCCCAAGCCCAAGCCCAGGCCCAGGCTCAAGCCCaggcccaggcctcccaggcatcacagcagcagcagcagcagcagccacagccacCACACTTCCAATCCCCTGGGGCAGCCCCCCAGGGTGGGGGCAGCGGGGACAGCaaccccaaccctccaccccagTGTTCCTTTGACCTGACCCCTTATAAGACGGCGGAGCATCATAAGGACATCTGCCTCACTGTCACCACCAGCACCATCCAGGTGGAGCACCTGGCCAGCTCGTAG
- the ZNF384 gene encoding zinc finger protein 384 isoform X4: MEESHFNSNPYFWPSIPTVSGQIENTMFINKMKDQLLPEKGCGLAPPHYPTLLTVPASVSLPSGINMDTESKSDQLTPHSQASVTQNITVVPVPSTGLMTAGPGLVITSPSGSLVTTASSAQTFPISAPMIVSALPPGSQALQVVPDLSKKVASTLTEEGGGGGGGGGSVAPKPPRGRKKKRMLESGLPEMNDPYVLSPEDDDDHQKDGKTYRCRMCSLTFYSKSEMQIHSKSHTETKPHKCPHCSKTFANSSYLAQHIRIHSGAKPYSCNFCEKSFRQLSHLQQHTRIHSKMHTETIKPHKCPHCSKTFANTSYLAQHLRIHSGAKPYNCSYCQKAFRQLSHLQQHTRIHTGDRPYKCAHPGCEKAFTQLSNLQSHRRQHNKDKPFKCHNCHRAYTDAASLEVHLSTHTVKHAKVYTCTICSRAYTSETYLMKHMRKHNPPDLQQQVQAAAAAAAVAQAQAQAQAQAQAQAQAQAQAQAQAQAQAQAQAQASQASQQQQQQQPQPPHFQSPGAAPQGGGSGDSNPNPPPQCSFDLTPYKTAEHHKDICLTVTTSTIQVEHLASS, from the exons ATGGAAGAATCTCACTTCAATTCTAACCCGTACTTCTGGCCTTCTATCCCCACAGTCTCAGGACAG atTGAGAACACGATGTTCATCAACAAGATGAAGGATCAGCTGCTGCCAGAGAAGGGCTGTGGGCTGGCTCCACCCCACTACCCCACCCTGCTGACAGTGCCTGCCTCAGTGTCCCTGCCCTCAGGCATCAATATGGACACAGAGTCCAAGTCAGACCAGCTGACCCCACATAGCCAGGCATCTGTTACCCAGAATATCACCGTGGTCCCTGTGCCGTCTACAGGACTGATGACTGCTG GTCCTGGTTTGGTAATCACATCCCCCTCAGGCTCCCTTGTGACCACAGCCTCATCAGCTCAGACCTTCCCCATTTCGGCTCCCATGATTGTCTCAGCTCTTCCCCCTGGCTCACAAGCCCTGCAGGTGGTCCCTGACCTCTCCAAGAAGGTAGCATCAACCCtaacagaggaaggaggaggaggtggtggtggaggtggcaGCGTGGCTCCTAAGCCCCCTCGGGGCCGGAAGAAGAAGCGGATGCTGGAATCAGGGCTGCCTGAGATGAATGACCCTTATGTCCTCTCCCCTGAGGATGATGACGACCATCAGAAAGACGGCAAGACCTATAG GTGCCGGATGTGCTCACTGACATTCTACTCAAAGTCGGAGATGCAGATCCACTCCAAGTCACACACCGAGACCAAGCCCCACAAGTGCCCGCACTGCTCCAAGACCTTCGCCAACAGCTCCTACCTGGCCCAGCACATCCGTATACACTCAGGGGCCAAGCCCTACAGTTGTAACTTCTGTGAGAAATCCTTCCGCCAGCTCTCCCACCTCCAGCAGCACACCCG GATCCACTCCAAGATGCACACGGAGACCATCAAGCCCCACAAGTGCCCGCACTGCTCCAAGACCTTCGCCAACACCTCCTACCTGGCCCAGCACCTCCGAATCCACTCGGGGGCCAAGCCCTACAACTGTTCCTACTGCCAGAAGGCCTTCCGCCAGCTCTCCCACCTCCAGCAGCACACACG AATCCACACCGGTGACAGACCATACAAATGTGCACATCCGGGCTGTGAGAAAGCCTTCACACAGCTGTCCAATCTGCAG TCCCACAGACGGCAGCACAACAAAGATAAACCCTTCAAGTGCCACAATTGTCATCGGGCGTACACGGACGCAGCCTCCCTCGAGGTGCACCTGTCTACGCACACGGTGAAACACGCCAAGGTGTACACCTGCACTATCTGTAGTCGGGCATACACGTCG GAAACGTACCTTATGAAACATATGCGGAAACACAACCCTCCTGATCTCCAGCAACAAGtgcaggcggcggcggcggcagcagcagtgGCCCAGgctcaggcccaggcccaggcccaggcccaggctcaGGCCCAGGCCCAAGCCCAAGCCCAAGCCCAAGCCCAGGCCCAGGCTCAAGCCCaggcccaggcctcccaggcatcacagcagcagcagcagcagcagccacagccacCACACTTCCAATCCCCTGGGGCAGCCCCCCAGGGTGGGGGCAGCGGGGACAGCaaccccaaccctccaccccagTGTTCCTTTGACCTGACCCCTTATAAGACGGCGGAGCATCATAAGGACATCTGCCTCACTGTCACCACCAGCACCATCCAGGTGGAGCACCTGGCCAGCTCGTAG
- the ZNF384 gene encoding zinc finger protein 384 isoform X5, producing the protein MEESHFNSNPYFWPSIPTVSGQIENTMFINKMKDQLLPEKGCGLAPPHYPTLLTVPASVSLPSGINMDTESKSDQLTPHSQASVTQNITVVPVPSTGLMTAGVSCSQRWRREGSQSRGPGLVITSPSGSLVTTASSAQTFPISAPMIVSALPPGSQALQVVPDLSKKVASTLTEEGGGGGGGGGSVAPKPPRGRKKKRMLESGLPEMNDPYVLSPEDDDDHQKDGKTYRSEGNCGTGNGQSLGLMDSVPGSTTNLLCDPGCRMCSLTFYSKSEMQIHSKSHTETKPHKCPHCSKTFANSSYLAQHIRIHSGAKPYSCNFCEKSFRQLSHLQQHTRIHTGDRPYKCAHPGCEKAFTQLSNLQSHRRQHNKDKPFKCHNCHRAYTDAASLEVHLSTHTVKHAKVYTCTICSRAYTSETYLMKHMRKHNPPDLQQQVQAAAAAAAVAQAQAQAQAQAQAQAQAQAQAQAQAQAQAQAQAQASQASQQQQQQQPQPPHFQSPGAAPQGGGSGDSNPNPPPQCSFDLTPYKTAEHHKDICLTVTTSTIQVEHLASS; encoded by the exons ATGGAAGAATCTCACTTCAATTCTAACCCGTACTTCTGGCCTTCTATCCCCACAGTCTCAGGACAG atTGAGAACACGATGTTCATCAACAAGATGAAGGATCAGCTGCTGCCAGAGAAGGGCTGTGGGCTGGCTCCACCCCACTACCCCACCCTGCTGACAGTGCCTGCCTCAGTGTCCCTGCCCTCAGGCATCAATATGGACACAGAGTCCAAGTCAGACCAGCTGACCCCACATAGCCAGGCATCTGTTACCCAGAATATCACCGTGGTCCCTGTGCCGTCTACAGGACTGATGACTGCTG GAGTCTCCTGTTCTCAgaggtggagaagagaagggagtcaATCAAGGG GTCCTGGTTTGGTAATCACATCCCCCTCAGGCTCCCTTGTGACCACAGCCTCATCAGCTCAGACCTTCCCCATTTCGGCTCCCATGATTGTCTCAGCTCTTCCCCCTGGCTCACAAGCCCTGCAGGTGGTCCCTGACCTCTCCAAGAAGGTAGCATCAACCCtaacagaggaaggaggaggaggtggtggtggaggtggcaGCGTGGCTCCTAAGCCCCCTCGGGGCCGGAAGAAGAAGCGGATGCTGGAATCAGGGCTGCCTGAGATGAATGACCCTTATGTCCTCTCCCCTGAGGATGATGACGACCATCAGAAAGACGGCAAGACCTATAG GAGCGAAGGGAACTGCGGCACAGGAAATGGACAGAGCCTTGGGCTCATGGATTCAGTTCCCGGCTCCACCACgaacttgctgtgtgaccctgg GTGCCGGATGTGCTCACTGACATTCTACTCAAAGTCGGAGATGCAGATCCACTCCAAGTCACACACCGAGACCAAGCCCCACAAGTGCCCGCACTGCTCCAAGACCTTCGCCAACAGCTCCTACCTGGCCCAGCACATCCGTATACACTCAGGGGCCAAGCCCTACAGTTGTAACTTCTGTGAGAAATCCTTCCGCCAGCTCTCCCACCTCCAGCAGCACACCCG AATCCACACCGGTGACAGACCATACAAATGTGCACATCCGGGCTGTGAGAAAGCCTTCACACAGCTGTCCAATCTGCAG TCCCACAGACGGCAGCACAACAAAGATAAACCCTTCAAGTGCCACAATTGTCATCGGGCGTACACGGACGCAGCCTCCCTCGAGGTGCACCTGTCTACGCACACGGTGAAACACGCCAAGGTGTACACCTGCACTATCTGTAGTCGGGCATACACGTCG GAAACGTACCTTATGAAACATATGCGGAAACACAACCCTCCTGATCTCCAGCAACAAGtgcaggcggcggcggcggcagcagcagtgGCCCAGgctcaggcccaggcccaggcccaggcccaggctcaGGCCCAGGCCCAAGCCCAAGCCCAAGCCCAAGCCCAGGCCCAGGCTCAAGCCCaggcccaggcctcccaggcatcacagcagcagcagcagcagcagccacagccacCACACTTCCAATCCCCTGGGGCAGCCCCCCAGGGTGGGGGCAGCGGGGACAGCaaccccaaccctccaccccagTGTTCCTTTGACCTGACCCCTTATAAGACGGCGGAGCATCATAAGGACATCTGCCTCACTGTCACCACCAGCACCATCCAGGTGGAGCACCTGGCCAGCTCGTAG
- the ZNF384 gene encoding zinc finger protein 384 isoform X8 — MEESHFNSNPYFWPSIPTVSGQIENTMFINKMKDQLLPEKGCGLAPPHYPTLLTVPASVSLPSGINMDTESKSDQLTPHSQASVTQNITVVPVPSTGLMTAGPGLVITSPSGSLVTTASSAQTFPISAPMIVSALPPGSQALQVVPDLSKKVASTLTEEGGGGGGGGGSVAPKPPRGRKKKRMLESGLPEMNDPYVLSPEDDDDHQKDGKTYRCRMCSLTFYSKSEMQIHSKSHTETKPHKCPHCSKTFANSSYLAQHIRIHSGAKPYSCNFCEKSFRQLSHLQQHTRIHTGDRPYKCAHPGCEKAFTQLSNLQSHRRQHNKDKPFKCHNCHRAYTDAASLEVHLSTHTVKHAKVYTCTICSRAYTSETYLMKHMRKHNPPDLQQQVQAAAAAAAVAQAQAQAQAQAQAQAQAQAQAQAQAQAQAQAQAQASQASQQQQQQQPQPPHFQSPGAAPQGGGSGDSNPNPPPQCSFDLTPYKTAEHHKDICLTVTTSTIQVEHLASS; from the exons ATGGAAGAATCTCACTTCAATTCTAACCCGTACTTCTGGCCTTCTATCCCCACAGTCTCAGGACAG atTGAGAACACGATGTTCATCAACAAGATGAAGGATCAGCTGCTGCCAGAGAAGGGCTGTGGGCTGGCTCCACCCCACTACCCCACCCTGCTGACAGTGCCTGCCTCAGTGTCCCTGCCCTCAGGCATCAATATGGACACAGAGTCCAAGTCAGACCAGCTGACCCCACATAGCCAGGCATCTGTTACCCAGAATATCACCGTGGTCCCTGTGCCGTCTACAGGACTGATGACTGCTG GTCCTGGTTTGGTAATCACATCCCCCTCAGGCTCCCTTGTGACCACAGCCTCATCAGCTCAGACCTTCCCCATTTCGGCTCCCATGATTGTCTCAGCTCTTCCCCCTGGCTCACAAGCCCTGCAGGTGGTCCCTGACCTCTCCAAGAAGGTAGCATCAACCCtaacagaggaaggaggaggaggtggtggtggaggtggcaGCGTGGCTCCTAAGCCCCCTCGGGGCCGGAAGAAGAAGCGGATGCTGGAATCAGGGCTGCCTGAGATGAATGACCCTTATGTCCTCTCCCCTGAGGATGATGACGACCATCAGAAAGACGGCAAGACCTATAG GTGCCGGATGTGCTCACTGACATTCTACTCAAAGTCGGAGATGCAGATCCACTCCAAGTCACACACCGAGACCAAGCCCCACAAGTGCCCGCACTGCTCCAAGACCTTCGCCAACAGCTCCTACCTGGCCCAGCACATCCGTATACACTCAGGGGCCAAGCCCTACAGTTGTAACTTCTGTGAGAAATCCTTCCGCCAGCTCTCCCACCTCCAGCAGCACACCCG AATCCACACCGGTGACAGACCATACAAATGTGCACATCCGGGCTGTGAGAAAGCCTTCACACAGCTGTCCAATCTGCAG TCCCACAGACGGCAGCACAACAAAGATAAACCCTTCAAGTGCCACAATTGTCATCGGGCGTACACGGACGCAGCCTCCCTCGAGGTGCACCTGTCTACGCACACGGTGAAACACGCCAAGGTGTACACCTGCACTATCTGTAGTCGGGCATACACGTCG GAAACGTACCTTATGAAACATATGCGGAAACACAACCCTCCTGATCTCCAGCAACAAGtgcaggcggcggcggcggcagcagcagtgGCCCAGgctcaggcccaggcccaggcccaggcccaggctcaGGCCCAGGCCCAAGCCCAAGCCCAAGCCCAAGCCCAGGCCCAGGCTCAAGCCCaggcccaggcctcccaggcatcacagcagcagcagcagcagcagccacagccacCACACTTCCAATCCCCTGGGGCAGCCCCCCAGGGTGGGGGCAGCGGGGACAGCaaccccaaccctccaccccagTGTTCCTTTGACCTGACCCCTTATAAGACGGCGGAGCATCATAAGGACATCTGCCTCACTGTCACCACCAGCACCATCCAGGTGGAGCACCTGGCCAGCTCGTAG